A segment of the Zalophus californianus isolate mZalCal1 chromosome 3, mZalCal1.pri.v2, whole genome shotgun sequence genome:
AGCAGTTTATATTTGATTTGATTTCTAATCTTTCCAAGGAGGCTTGATCAATTCTAAAGGAGCTGCTCTTAAGGACTGCTACATGAAAAATACAGGGCGTTTCTAAGCAGGGTCAGGGAGCCTTGTAAATTGTGGTCGCTTTTACCAGTATCTCTGTTAATTATGGATCCGTAGATCATTTACAGCTCTCACAGGTGTTGGAGACCACCTAATTTCACACcccattttcattaaaaaaaaactaaagctcAGTAAGGtcgaaataatttaaaattacttgGGCTCTATCAAGAAAGGATTATTAGCTCTCTGGTTTTTAACCCTTATCTCGTTCGTTGTATTCGAGACCGAGTTGGAAACATTAAGGGGAAAAGTCACTAGCACATAGGAAGCCTATCTGGCCATCCTTTTAGAAATCTTGTAAATCATTCCTTAAATTAAATCCGCGGTAACAGCTGcttcagctctttccacagtaaGAAGTTTAGTAAACAGTGGCGACAGATTTCTTGAGTTCGGTGAGCACTTAATGAACTGACCTCGACCAGTTCTGCCTCAGCTCATTAAGGGTGAATTTCACTATATCAGCCGCATTTTTGAGGCCTTTCCAAGGTGCCCGTGATTCATGTAAGTCGGGGTCGCAGGAATGTTCTGTGCGGGCCCTCACAGTGGCGTCGGAGTCACAGAAACTGGTCTCTCGGCATCCGGAAACGTGTGAGGAGATGCAGAGGGGGCCAGAGGACTTTCTTGCAACCTTTAAGTACAAGAGAGAAAAAGCGGGGTTTTATTCAGGCACGGAAAGAAATGAATTCGTAAATGAACACCGGAGGCcggcgtgggggaggggaaagaaacgcgagaagaaagagaaaggcttTTTTCCTCCGGTGACGAGCGGTCACAAGGCGTTCTCCCGACGTGGACGCTCGCCATTGGCTGAGTCCGAGCCGGCGTCACCGCAGCAGCCGCCGAGCGCGAACGGCGGAAAGGGCGGCACCGCACTGGAAGTTGGCGAGGCCCGCGCGCTCTCCGCAGCCCGGCCCGCCCCCGCTCCTCGCCGGCCAACCCGCTCGTCCATTCTCTCTTCGCGCCCAGTTTGGCCACGCCCCATTCCCAactcgcccctcccccaccagctcgGCGGCGCGCGGAAAGCGCGTCACGGATGACTAGCCCCGCCTCTTCCTCTCGGTCCCATATTGAACTCGAGTTGGAAGAGGCGAGTCCGTCTCAAAAATGGAGGTAAAACCGCCGCCCGGTCGCCCCCAGCCCGACTCcggccgtcgccgccgccgccggggggAGGAGGTATTAGGGGGAGAGCGGGGGGTTGATGGTAGTGGCCGGCGTGGGGGGGCCTAGCTCGGTGGGAGCGGGGAGGCCGGGGTGGACCGGATCGGCCGTCCCGCGCTCTGCGTTGAGactggcggtgggggggggaggggagcgggccTCAGAGGGTCTTTTGGGGCCCCTCGCCCTCCTCGCATTCCTCTTTCGGCTGCAGAAGTGGCCCCGCGGAGGGCGCTGCGTGGCTGGGGAGACCTCGGGAGGGGACCCGGCTTGCCGGCCGCGGGGCCTCAGATCCGAGGCCGAGGGCGGCATGGCGGGCCCCGGCGGGAGCGGTTGGGAggagatggtggggggaggggacgaGGAGTCACATCCGGGCGAGCGAGCGAGCAGGCGGGCGGCGGCCACATTGACATTGATCCGCTGCCGCGTTACGAAATGGCGCATTGGGCCGCAATGGCCGCCGCTCGCTCCGCCGCCGGGAAAGAGAGCGCGGGACTGGAAGGAAGCGGAGGAGGCGGCCCGGCAGAAAATGCCACAAATGGCCTCGGATCTTGCGGCCTACTGCTTTCGCTGAAGTTAATGCGGCGCGTTTCTAGTCCTTTCAGATCTCTTAGGCGACGAGAATTTAATTCTCCTGTTTTTTCTTCGCAGTACCCAGTTGACAATacgaaatttttttttaaaaaaagtttgctgcTTTAAAATACACCCTGATCTGCTATTCTTGCTAAAGTACTTATACGTATCTTCGCGCCATGTGGGTCGGCTCGTTGtagtttttttggattttttagaGGACTGCAACCACAGTtaaatttttcatgtgtttgagataattttatgtgggttataattgtttttttatctGTGTTCTATCGATTAAATACAATTAACCAAGATTTGAAAAGATGAGACCAACTTTATTGATGCTTTAGGCTAttaatcatttaacattttttctagcATGTGACAGTCTTTCATATTAAATGCCTTAACATCTCTACTTTGGAAGACACGAAGACATTAGAATGTAAATGTGACCCCTTTATTTAAGGAATTTGGATGAACTATACTTAATGCATGCATTAAATGACAGTTCATGTAATTTACTGAGGAGCTAGTTGAATTGCAAACAAATTCAGGCTGtatctttagttttttaattGTTGTGCTCCATTGTCAAAAAGTATATGCTACATTTAATATAAGTGCAACTTGCCCTTTTTGTAACCCTGtaatatgtttttgaaatttttgaccTGTGATACAAGTGCAAATAGGTAACTTTACAGTATATAACCTAAAACATAAATTGGTTACAGAAAGCTATCAAGATAATGGTCggtttctttttgtaattttgggGGGGGTTGCTGGTTCAGCCTTTAATGGGGAATACTATTTTAACCTTTCTATGCTAGAAActgataagttttttaaaatttggcacTCAGAACCTTTAAGTTACATActaaacagtttggtggtttaaCATTAAATGTTCAAAGGGTAGACTGATGAGGGAAGACATGAAAAATGGCATGGATGGAACACTACTTCTACAGCACTTTGGTTTCTTGAAGAGCAGTTTGTTAGTACCAACTTATAAATTTGTCCCCAGATACTTTTAGTTGTAGTCTAAAGTTAAGGGACTTTTGATTCTGGAATTTTCTGGACTTAAATGTAGTTGAAGTGATGTTGGCATTTGAAAGGCTGTGTAGATTTAATCAGTTAACATGTGATCTTACTCCAGTTTTTAATTGGTCAAAGTGTTAATGGTACAGGAATTTGATGCTGGGTTTATTATTTGTAGCAGATTAAAGACTTGTGCATCTCAGCAATTGACCTgctaaaagaataattaaaatgtatttgtttcctCAGGGCCATGATCCAAAGGAACCAGAGCAGTTGAGAAAACTGTTTTATTGgtggtttgagctttgaaactaCAGATGATAGTTTaagagaacattttgaaaaatggggTACACTTACAGATTGTGTGGTGAGTTACTAATGGAACAAAAAAAGGTTGTTAAGGGGGCGTAGACCTGTGCAGATATATTTCagtacttaaaatttttgttttgtaggTGATGAGAGACCCCCAAACAAAACGTTCCaggggttttggttttgtgacTTACTCTTGTGTTGAAGAGGTGGATGCAGCAATGTGTGCCCGACCACACAAGGTTGATGGGCGTGTAGTGGAACCAAAGAGAGCTGTTTCTAGAGAGGTATTTTGATGATACTATGCTGGTGTAATATGTGAGATTGTTGGAGAATTTGGTTTTTGACTCTTTTTTATTTGTAGGATTCTGTAAAGCCTGGTGCCCATCTAACAGTGAAGAAAATTTTTGTTGGTGgtattaaagaagacacagaagaatATAATTTGAGAGACTACTTTGAAAAGTATGGCAAGATTGAAACCATAGAAGTTATGGAAGACAGGCAgagtggaaaaaagagaggattTGCTTTTGTAACTTTCGATGATCATGATACAGTTGATAAAATTGTTGGTAAGTAGAAATTTATTGGaacttgaatgagaaaacaaaaggtCCCTTTGTGCTATGTTAGATTTGCCAAATTGCTTATTTTGTATTGCATTTAATAGCATATAAAGTATGTTCAGTTTTCATAAATGACATTTTAGAACACTGATTTTCAAAGTCACtactttcttgatgatgtttTAATGTTATGTAGTGATAGAGGTTATTTGTGATTTTCCAAACCTCAAataatttctgtttgtttgtttgattaaaaaaaattttagttcaGAAATACCACACTATTAATGGGCATAATTGTGAAGTGAAAAAAGGCCCTTTCTAAGCAAGAAATGCAGTCTGCTGGATCACAAAGAGGTGAGTagtacaatatatatacataaaataggtGTGAGTGACATTTGTAAAGTTTTTAAAGCTCTTCCTTGCCCATGTTAAAGGTCGTGGAGGTGGATCTGGCAACTTCATGGGTCGTGGAGGAACTTTGGAGGTGGTGGTAACTTGGGCCGTGTGGAAACTTTGGTGGAAGAGGTAAGAGGGTTATCTTTGATTGGTTCCTGAAGTTGATTGGTAAGTTGTATAGTTTTAATTCCTATCTTGCTTTTCGTCAGGAGGCTATGGTGGCGGAGGGGTGGCAGCAGAGGTAGTtatggaggaggtgatggtggatATAATGATTTGGAGGTGATGGTAAGTTTTTAAACGgatgtttgatattttaattctgttcctATACTTTATGGAAAGtacatttgtttctatttttaattttagttatacCTAGCATGACTTGACGATATTCAAATATGATTCTGAACTAATACCATGGAAGACTAGACTTC
Coding sequences within it:
- the HNRNPA3 gene encoding LOW QUALITY PROTEIN: heterogeneous nuclear ribonucleoprotein A3 (The sequence of the model RefSeq protein was modified relative to this genomic sequence to represent the inferred CDS: inserted 4 bases in 4 codons; deleted 2 bases in 2 codons), producing the protein MEVKPPPGRPQPDSGRRRRRRGEEGHDPKEPEQLRKLFIGGLSFETTDDSLREHFEKWGTLTDCVVMRDPQTKRSRGFGFVTYSCVEEVDAAMCARPHKVDGRVVEPKRAVSREDSVKPGAHLTVKKIFVGGIKEDTEEYNLRDYFEKYGKIETIEVMEDRQSGKKRGFAFVTFDDHDTVDKIVVQKYHTINGHNCEVKKALSKQEMQSAGSQRGRGGGSGNFMGRGGTXGGGGNLGRXGNFGGRGGYGGGXGGSRGSYGGGDGGYNXFGGDGGNYGGGPGYSSRGGYGGGGPGYGNQGGGYGGGGGGYDGYNEGGNFGGGNYGGGGNYNDFGNYSGQQQSNYGPMKGGSFGGRSSGSPYGGGYGSGGGSGGYGSRRF